In Candidatus Sulfurimonas marisnigri, a single genomic region encodes these proteins:
- a CDS encoding hybrid sensor histidine kinase/response regulator codes for MIINILAVDDVEANLYSLESLLTENKLNTKKINIIKALSGEEALKIVLVQDIDLILLDIQMPGMNGFETAKFLKLNPKTKDIPIVFLTAAFKSDEFIKQGYEVGAIDYFTKPIEKYQFLNRINLYINLFEKTKNLEKAIVSIKEETEKSRRQEKQLIEQSRLAQMGEMISMIAHQWRQPLSAISTTTLDIEMKVELAIYDLNTQEGKEEFINYLYEKLGDISDFVQNLTLTINDFRNFYKTNKLSVSVELSVVIDKALNIIKALLDSANVEVIQEHNSKEKIEVYDSEMMQVILNILQNAQDNFKEKQIKNPQIKITTDKNIITIEDNGGGVPQEVIEKIFDPYFSTKDERNGTGLGLYMSKTIVENHHNGKLHVANINGGACFTIELNSCTSNIEI; via the coding sequence ATGATTATAAATATATTAGCAGTAGATGATGTAGAAGCAAACTTATATTCGCTAGAGAGTCTACTAACAGAGAATAAACTAAATACAAAAAAAATAAATATCATAAAAGCTTTAAGCGGTGAAGAGGCTTTAAAAATTGTTTTAGTTCAAGATATAGATTTAATACTTTTAGATATACAGATGCCAGGCATGAACGGATTTGAAACTGCCAAGTTTTTAAAACTAAATCCCAAGACAAAAGATATACCCATTGTATTTTTGACTGCTGCATTTAAGTCAGATGAGTTTATAAAGCAGGGGTACGAGGTAGGAGCAATTGACTACTTCACCAAACCTATTGAAAAGTATCAATTTTTAAACAGGATAAACCTATATATAAACCTATTTGAAAAAACAAAAAATTTGGAAAAAGCCATTGTATCTATCAAAGAAGAGACTGAAAAAAGCAGGAGACAAGAAAAACAGCTTATAGAGCAGTCAAGACTAGCTCAAATGGGTGAAATGATAAGTATGATAGCTCACCAATGGAGACAACCGCTATCAGCTATTTCTACAACAACACTAGACATAGAGATGAAAGTAGAGTTGGCTATATACGACTTAAATACTCAAGAAGGTAAAGAAGAATTTATTAATTACTTATATGAAAAACTTGGTGACATAAGTGATTTTGTGCAAAATCTAACATTGACAATAAATGACTTTAGAAACTTTTATAAAACAAATAAACTATCCGTTTCAGTCGAGTTGTCAGTAGTTATAGACAAAGCATTAAATATTATTAAAGCTCTCCTCGATAGTGCAAATGTAGAGGTAATTCAAGAGCATAATTCTAAAGAAAAGATAGAGGTATACGATAGTGAAATGATGCAAGTAATTTTAAATATACTACAAAATGCGCAAGATAACTTTAAAGAAAAGCAGATTAAAAATCCTCAAATAAAAATCACTACTGATAAAAATATTATTACTATTGAAGATAATGGTGGCGGGGTACCACAAGAGGTAATTGAAAAAATATTTGACCCATACTTTTCAACTAAGGATGAAAGAAACGGTACAGGATTGGGTCTTTATATGTCTAAAACTATTGTTGAAAATCACCACAATGGGAAGCTACATGTAGCAAATATAAATGGCGGTGCTTGTTTTACTATTGAGTTGAATTCTTGCACTAGCAATATAGAAATATGA
- a CDS encoding ABC transporter ATP-binding protein has product MIKLQNVNKYFYKGEAREVHALCDINLTIQKGEFTLFSGPSGCGKTTLLNAIGALDSIDSGEIYLDDKEISSLNKEDRTTLRLNELGFVFQAYNLVPVLNVEQNIGFVMKLRGFSEGEIKRRVIEVASMLEIDNKLKSLPNALSGGQQQRVAVARAVAAKPKIILADEPTANLDSKNSQKLMDMMKELNEKEGVSILFASHDEYILENVRRVIKLNDGAIVDG; this is encoded by the coding sequence ATGATAAAACTACAAAATGTAAATAAGTATTTTTATAAGGGTGAAGCAAGAGAAGTTCATGCTCTTTGTGATATAAACTTAACAATACAAAAGGGTGAGTTTACCCTTTTTAGCGGTCCCTCAGGTTGTGGGAAAACAACACTTTTAAATGCAATCGGCGCTCTTGACAGCATTGATAGCGGAGAGATATATCTAGACGATAAAGAGATAAGTTCACTTAATAAAGAAGATAGAACAACACTAAGACTCAATGAACTCGGTTTTGTGTTTCAAGCTTACAACCTTGTACCGGTTCTAAATGTTGAGCAAAATATAGGTTTTGTTATGAAACTTCGCGGCTTCAGTGAAGGGGAGATAAAAAGAAGAGTAATCGAAGTTGCCTCAATGTTGGAGATTGACAATAAGCTCAAATCACTTCCAAATGCACTAAGCGGAGGACAGCAACAAAGAGTTGCTGTGGCTAGGGCAGTTGCAGCAAAACCAAAGATTATTTTAGCAGATGAGCCGACCGCAAACCTAGACTCTAAAAACTCGCAAAAACTTATGGATATGATGAAAGAGCTTAATGAAAAAGAGGGTGTAAGTATACTTTTTGCCTCACATGATGAATATATTTTAGAGAATGTAAGACGGGTTATAAAACTAAATGATGGCGCAATAGTAGATGGCTAA
- a CDS encoding ABC transporter permease yields the protein MFKLALKNIVFYKGRSITTAILTFVSAMLFVVFVSWQDGSHNSMLENSLKIYTGAIEIYHKDYRDIGGNEYLIQDAKTITDKLSKIEAIEAFSTRYETYGLLSNKEYSAASMIAGIEPSKERALSSLYSALREGEFLNENSGNCLYMGAELVKKLRLHVGDEVSFIGGASDDSFAADIFKLCGVFKTGSFEFDGSSSFIARSYFDKLMYAQNKASYITIKLKNLDDVDAVNSEILNVLNDENLESLTWKTLMKTMVEAMEVDSVFGYISLSLFLVVIFFVIMIYGFVNVSSRIKEFGVLRCIGLSKSNIFLLLFYEILILSSVAIILAVPIAGYICFYFELNPVVIEGIAEMYKDYGIVSDEIPFDFNMFTISWNIGVIYILNFLSILYPYMYINSFEPIEATRHV from the coding sequence ATGTTTAAGCTAGCGCTAAAAAACATTGTTTTTTACAAAGGTCGCTCTATAACTACAGCCATTTTGACTTTTGTATCTGCTATGCTTTTTGTAGTCTTTGTATCATGGCAAGACGGTTCACACAACTCTATGCTTGAGAATTCGCTTAAAATATATACCGGTGCAATTGAGATATATCATAAAGATTATCGGGATATCGGTGGCAATGAGTATCTTATACAAGATGCTAAAACAATCACGGACAAACTTTCAAAAATAGAGGCCATTGAGGCATTTAGTACGAGATATGAGACTTACGGTCTGCTCTCAAATAAAGAGTACTCGGCAGCTTCAATGATAGCTGGGATTGAACCATCAAAAGAGAGGGCGTTGAGTTCACTATACTCAGCTCTGAGAGAGGGTGAGTTTTTGAATGAAAATTCAGGAAACTGCCTGTATATGGGTGCAGAGTTGGTTAAAAAACTTCGTTTACATGTAGGCGATGAAGTTAGCTTTATCGGGGGTGCAAGTGATGACTCCTTTGCTGCAGATATCTTTAAACTCTGCGGGGTTTTTAAAACAGGTTCATTTGAGTTTGACGGGAGTTCTTCTTTTATAGCCAGAAGCTATTTTGACAAGCTTATGTATGCGCAGAACAAAGCTTCATATATAACAATTAAGTTGAAAAATCTTGATGATGTAGATGCTGTAAACAGTGAGATATTAAATGTTTTAAATGATGAAAACCTTGAGTCTCTTACATGGAAAACTCTTATGAAGACAATGGTTGAGGCCATGGAAGTTGACAGTGTCTTTGGGTATATCTCTTTGTCACTTTTTCTTGTCGTAATATTTTTTGTGATTATGATTTACGGCTTTGTAAATGTTAGTTCGCGCATAAAAGAGTTTGGGGTTCTTAGATGCATAGGGTTATCAAAATCAAATATATTTTTATTGCTCTTTTATGAGATATTAATACTTTCCAGCGTTGCCATCATCCTAGCCGTACCCATAGCTGGTTATATCTGCTTCTATTTTGAATTAAACCCTGTTGTTATCGAGGGGATTGCCGAGATGTACAAGGATTACGGGATAGTTTCAGATGAGATACCGTTTGACTTCAATATGTTTACTATATCTTGGAATATAGGAGTCATATATATACTTAACTTTTTGAGCATTTTATACCCCTACATGTACATAAACTCATTTGAACCGATTGAGGCGACAAGACATGTATAA
- a CDS encoding ABC transporter permease: MYKLILKMAWKNSFLRPARTLLVIIMIAVSMSMMLGIQGLYDGMVVSMIDKNKRSESGDVSIYAKDYRIEKDIKYRVENADKIKEDIQKIDGVEAVVLRLRADGLLSTARKSSFASVIGIDLEEEEKFGAFSEFLKEGNINLQKRGAVIGIELAKTLKVRIGSKVIFSTQDSSGEINSIALRIRAIIQTTNISLDSSGIFIDINQLHKLLGTTSKEATQISVKSKNKKLYGTLKEKYSHLDVKSFLELQPMIKQMEDMMVIFNSITFSIVMSVVFIGIFGVMYVSVLDRIREFGIMIGIGMHYKYIRLQIFLEAIVVGLLGYLGGAFLGAILLMYLKDYGLDLSSFSDALEMWGYEAVIYGTIKLSYFTTTFLAIMSASLLSVLIPLRKIKKLNPIEVIKADK; encoded by the coding sequence ATGTATAAACTAATCCTTAAAATGGCTTGGAAAAACTCATTTTTGAGGCCGGCTAGAACGCTTCTTGTAATAATTATGATTGCGGTCAGCATGAGTATGATGCTTGGTATTCAAGGTCTCTATGACGGAATGGTTGTCAGCATGATAGATAAGAACAAAAGAAGCGAGAGCGGAGATGTAAGTATCTACGCAAAAGATTACAGAATCGAAAAAGATATAAAATACAGAGTTGAAAATGCAGATAAGATAAAAGAGGATATTCAAAAGATAGATGGTGTTGAGGCGGTAGTTCTTAGGCTTAGAGCAGATGGGCTTCTCTCAACAGCGAGAAAATCATCCTTTGCCTCTGTTATAGGCATAGATTTGGAAGAAGAGGAGAAATTCGGAGCGTTTAGTGAGTTTTTAAAAGAGGGCAATATTAATTTGCAAAAACGTGGCGCAGTGATAGGAATAGAGCTGGCAAAAACATTAAAGGTTCGTATTGGTTCTAAAGTCATATTCTCTACCCAGGATAGCTCCGGGGAAATAAACTCTATTGCTCTTCGTATTAGAGCAATTATTCAGACAACAAACATCTCTCTTGATAGTAGCGGCATCTTCATAGATATAAATCAACTCCATAAACTTTTAGGAACAACTTCAAAAGAGGCTACTCAGATTTCTGTTAAAAGTAAAAATAAGAAACTCTACGGCACTTTAAAAGAAAAATATTCACACTTGGATGTTAAAAGTTTTTTAGAACTCCAACCGATGATAAAACAGATGGAGGATATGATGGTTATATTTAACTCCATAACTTTTTCAATAGTCATGAGTGTTGTTTTTATCGGGATTTTTGGTGTTATGTATGTATCTGTTTTAGATAGGATTCGTGAGTTTGGTATTATGATAGGGATAGGAATGCACTACAAATATATACGATTACAAATATTTTTAGAGGCCATTGTGGTCGGACTGCTTGGGTATTTGGGAGGTGCTTTTTTAGGAGCTATATTGCTTATGTATTTAAAAGATTATGGACTAGACTTAAGCTCTTTTTCGGATGCTTTAGAGATGTGGGGCTATGAAGCGGTTATATATGGAACTATAAAACTATCATATTTTACAACTACTTTTTTAGCGATTATGAGCGCATCACTTTTAAGTGTACTTATTCCGCTAAGAAAAATAAAAAAATTAAACCCAATTGAAGTGATTAAGGCAGACAAATGA
- a CDS encoding CsgG/HfaB family protein, translating to MIYKKLFIFFGITLMFAGCATMQKTKTHETPASTVPEVSKSIKEKKADEPLGLKRKVAIGRFSNETRYGQSFFIDENNDRIGKQAMDILSSKLFETGKFIMLERADLSKIQKELEMEGFSSLKNSADYLILGSITEFGRKEVSDVGIFSRVKKQEAFAKVHIRIVDVSTGQIIYSEEGKGSAYSEAGSIMGVGAKSAYDGQLNDKAIDAAISNLASNIIENMLDKPWHGYILGYEDGNLITSGGKSQNIKVGDTFDVIKEGKKIKNPQTNTMITLPGKKIASIEIINTLGDTPDTEVSLATVTSGNLDDYIVKREFSGLYIEVKKDK from the coding sequence ATGATTTACAAAAAACTGTTTATTTTCTTTGGCATAACGCTTATGTTCGCAGGGTGTGCAACAATGCAAAAGACGAAAACACATGAAACACCCGCTAGTACAGTACCAGAAGTTAGCAAGAGCATTAAAGAGAAAAAAGCGGATGAGCCACTTGGCTTAAAAAGAAAAGTAGCTATTGGGCGTTTTTCCAATGAAACTAGGTATGGTCAAAGTTTTTTTATTGATGAAAATAACGACCGCATAGGAAAGCAGGCTATGGATATTTTATCTTCAAAGCTTTTTGAGACGGGTAAATTTATTATGCTTGAGCGTGCAGATTTATCGAAAATTCAAAAAGAGCTTGAAATGGAGGGGTTTTCTTCATTAAAAAATTCTGCTGATTATCTCATTTTAGGCTCTATTACCGAATTTGGTAGAAAAGAGGTGAGTGATGTCGGCATTTTCAGCAGAGTTAAAAAGCAAGAAGCTTTTGCCAAAGTGCATATCCGTATAGTAGATGTGAGCACAGGACAAATTATCTATTCCGAGGAAGGAAAAGGAAGCGCATACAGTGAAGCCGGAAGTATCATGGGTGTTGGTGCCAAGAGTGCATATGATGGACAACTAAATGATAAAGCGATAGATGCTGCTATTTCTAACTTGGCATCAAATATTATTGAAAATATGTTAGATAAACCATGGCATGGGTATATTCTTGGGTATGAAGATGGAAACCTTATAACCTCTGGCGGAAAAAGTCAAAATATTAAAGTTGGAGATACTTTTGATGTAATAAAAGAGGGCAAAAAAATTAAAAACCCTCAGACAAACACTATGATTACTCTTCCTGGAAAAAAAATAGCATCAATAGAAATTATAAATACGCTTGGCGATACTCCTGATACTGAAGTCTCATTAGCAACTGTGACGAGTGGCAACCTAGATGATTATATTGTAAAAAGAGAGTTCTCTGGTCTTTATATTGAAGTAAAAAAGGATAAATAA
- a CDS encoding DUF799 domain-containing protein: MINMKLFKIAIFVLITLLISGCAQKHITKADAYPNMYEELPRSILALPPMNESSDAQAKDYYMTTVEVPLALSGYYVFPVEMVSDIMKQEGVYDTEELYKMPLGKFYEYFGADAVLYTRIKKWDVSYMVLASSLTVSIEAEIVSTKTSQQLWRHTGTVTVDLGGGDTGNGIAGLIAKVVIAAVNTASADYVKYAHVANNRLLSTIPAGPYHEMYLKDQGIELGNQRGYR; the protein is encoded by the coding sequence ATGATAAATATGAAACTCTTTAAGATTGCAATATTTGTTTTAATCACATTGTTGATTTCAGGTTGTGCACAAAAACATATAACAAAAGCAGATGCATACCCAAATATGTATGAGGAGTTGCCACGTTCAATTTTAGCACTACCTCCAATGAATGAAAGCAGTGATGCTCAGGCTAAAGACTATTATATGACAACAGTTGAGGTCCCTTTAGCTCTTTCTGGATATTATGTATTTCCTGTTGAGATGGTTAGCGATATTATGAAACAAGAGGGAGTCTATGATACAGAGGAACTTTACAAAATGCCGCTTGGCAAGTTCTATGAATATTTTGGCGCCGATGCAGTTTTATATACGCGCATAAAAAAATGGGATGTCTCTTACATGGTGCTTGCTTCTAGCCTGACCGTCAGTATTGAAGCAGAAATCGTATCAACAAAAACATCACAGCAATTATGGAGACACACCGGCACTGTAACAGTTGACCTAGGCGGAGGAGATACTGGAAATGGGATTGCAGGCTTAATTGCAAAAGTAGTGATTGCAGCTGTAAATACCGCCTCGGCAGATTATGTCAAGTATGCACATGTTGCAAACAATAGATTGCTTTCTACTATACCTGCTGGTCCATATCATGAAATGTATCTAAAAGATCAGGGTATAGAGTTGGGCAACCAGAGAGGTTACAGGTAA
- the tmpT gene encoding thiopurine S-methyltransferase, translating into MQADYWHNLWETNEIGFHQGDTNPFLLEFFSQLKLKSNSRVFIPLCGKTLDISWMLKEGYRVVGVELNESAVKELFRTLSVEPKLKEIGSLTLYSAKDIDIFVGDIFNLNKEILGSVDAIYDRAALVALPKEMRIEYTSHLMDITSSAPQFLINFEYEQRLKEGPPFSISKTEVQNHYSKFYDIKLLKSFKIEGGGFAKINAYENIWLLSS; encoded by the coding sequence ATGCAAGCAGACTATTGGCATAATCTATGGGAAACAAATGAAATCGGTTTCCATCAAGGTGATACAAATCCATTTTTATTAGAATTTTTTTCTCAGTTAAAACTAAAATCAAATAGTAGAGTATTTATCCCTTTATGTGGTAAAACACTAGATATTTCATGGATGCTAAAAGAAGGATATAGAGTTGTTGGTGTAGAACTAAATGAAAGTGCAGTTAAAGAGCTTTTTAGAACGTTGTCAGTAGAACCCAAGCTTAAAGAGATCGGATCGTTGACTCTATATAGCGCAAAAGATATTGATATATTTGTCGGGGACATTTTCAATTTAAATAAAGAGATACTAGGTAGTGTAGATGCTATATATGATAGAGCAGCACTTGTAGCACTTCCCAAAGAAATGCGTATAGAATATACCTCACACTTAATGGATATAACTTCATCGGCACCGCAGTTTTTGATAAACTTTGAATATGAGCAAAGGCTAAAAGAGGGTCCTCCATTTTCAATTAGTAAAACTGAAGTCCAAAATCATTACAGTAAATTTTATGATATTAAACTTCTAAAAAGTTTTAAGATAGAAGGTGGAGGTTTTGCAAAGATAAATGCTTATGAAAATATTTGGTTACTCAGCTCTTAA
- a CDS encoding DUF4810 domain-containing protein, with translation MRISKKIKVLFPIAVAFSIVGCVQQPQALYNYGDYSDSYYANKKNMSDESTLKLQQSMEQAIEKAGESISGRVPPGMYANLGYMYLKSGNPNGAISNFKKEKSVYPESARFMDRIIKKVELVEGKLK, from the coding sequence ATGAGAATCTCAAAGAAGATAAAAGTATTGTTTCCAATAGCTGTAGCTTTTAGTATAGTCGGTTGTGTCCAACAACCACAAGCTCTGTACAATTATGGGGACTACAGCGATAGCTATTATGCAAACAAAAAAAATATGAGCGATGAATCAACATTGAAGCTTCAGCAGTCTATGGAACAAGCAATAGAAAAAGCCGGTGAGAGCATATCTGGCCGTGTACCTCCAGGGATGTATGCAAATTTAGGTTACATGTATCTAAAGAGTGGCAATCCCAATGGAGCGATTTCAAATTTTAAAAAAGAGAAGTCAGTTTACCCTGAATCAGCACGTTTTATGGATCGTATAATTAAAAAAGTCGAACTTGTGGAGGGTAAATTAAAATGA
- a CDS encoding outer membrane lipoprotein-sorting protein, whose protein sequence is MRKIFLILLAFAILLVADEAHEIMQKVDNNIRGKNIYMKISMKVVSLNHERNMHMETWSQGSKKSFVKVLYPPKDKGITFLSLDNQMWQYVPKIERTIKIPPSMMLQKWMGSDITNDDVVKQSSIVDDYNPKIVKRDGNIVTMELIPKDDAAVVWGKIVSQIDTSTYTSKKDIFYDEKGVEVRYFVYKNVKKFGEYYLPTYWRVESVDKRDNYTEMILEDVKYDIEISEKYFSKSALKRFSR, encoded by the coding sequence ATGAGAAAAATATTTTTAATTTTACTTGCTTTTGCTATCTTGTTAGTTGCTGATGAAGCGCATGAGATTATGCAAAAAGTTGACAATAATATTCGCGGTAAAAATATTTATATGAAAATAAGCATGAAAGTGGTCTCTTTAAACCATGAGAGAAATATGCATATGGAGACTTGGTCGCAGGGTAGCAAAAAAAGTTTTGTTAAAGTTTTGTATCCGCCAAAAGACAAAGGGATTACCTTTTTAAGTCTGGATAATCAGATGTGGCAGTATGTTCCTAAAATAGAGAGAACTATAAAAATTCCGCCATCCATGATGCTGCAAAAGTGGATGGGAAGCGATATAACTAACGATGATGTGGTTAAGCAAAGCTCCATTGTAGATGATTATAACCCAAAGATAGTTAAAAGAGATGGCAATATCGTGACTATGGAACTTATACCAAAAGATGATGCTGCGGTTGTGTGGGGGAAGATTGTTTCTCAGATAGACACTTCTACATACACATCCAAAAAAGATATTTTCTATGATGAAAAGGGAGTGGAAGTTAGATATTTTGTGTATAAAAATGTTAAAAAGTTTGGAGAGTATTATCTCCCTACCTATTGGCGCGTTGAATCTGTAGATAAGAGAGACAACTATACAGAGATGATTTTAGAAGATGTAAAATATGATATAGAGATTTCCGAAAAGTACTTTAGTAAAAGTGCATTGAAAAGGTTTTCTAGGTAA
- the groL gene encoding chaperonin GroEL (60 kDa chaperone family; promotes refolding of misfolded polypeptides especially under stressful conditions; forms two stacked rings of heptamers to form a barrel-shaped 14mer; ends can be capped by GroES; misfolded proteins enter the barrel where they are refolded when GroES binds), whose translation MAKEIIFSDNARNALARGVAKLTDAVKVTMGPRGRNVLIQKSYGAPVITKDGVSVAREIELKDKLEDMGAQLVKQVASNTADEAGDGTTTATVLANAIFSEGLRNITAGANPIEVKRGMDKACEEILKHLKESSKTVNGKKDIAQVATISANSDSDIGDMIAEAMDRVGQDGVITVEEAKGIADELEVVEGMQFDRGYLSPYFITNTEKMIAEIENPWVLLCDSKINSLKDLLPVLEQVQKTSRPLLIIAEDVEGEALSTLVVNKLRGVLNISAVKAPGFGDRRKAMLQDIATLTGGVVIAEETGHKLEGATIQLLGQASRVIIDKDNTVIVNGAGTEEAVKSRIAEIKVQLDATTSEYDKEKLQERLAKLSGGVAVIKVGAATETEMKEKKDRVDDALSATKAAVEEGIIIGGGAALVRAASKVKLDLIGDQKIGCEIILRAVKAPMKQIAQNAGYDTGVVVNAVEGAENENVGFNAATGEYVDMFEAGIIDPLKVARVALINATSVSSLLLTTEAAIYDIPEENPAADMGGGGMPPQMGMPGMM comes from the coding sequence ATGGCAAAAGAGATAATTTTTTCAGATAATGCACGTAATGCATTGGCTCGCGGTGTTGCAAAACTTACAGATGCAGTAAAAGTAACTATGGGGCCTCGCGGTCGTAATGTTTTGATTCAAAAGAGTTATGGTGCACCAGTAATCACTAAAGATGGTGTTTCAGTTGCTCGTGAGATTGAACTTAAAGATAAACTAGAAGATATGGGTGCTCAGCTTGTAAAACAAGTTGCATCAAACACTGCTGATGAAGCTGGTGATGGTACAACAACTGCAACTGTTTTAGCAAACGCAATTTTTTCTGAAGGTCTTAGAAACATCACTGCTGGGGCTAATCCTATTGAAGTTAAACGTGGTATGGACAAAGCTTGTGAAGAGATTCTTAAACACCTAAAAGAATCATCTAAAACTGTAAATGGAAAAAAAGATATTGCACAGGTTGCAACTATTTCTGCAAACTCTGACAGTGATATTGGTGATATGATAGCTGAGGCGATGGATAGAGTTGGTCAAGATGGTGTAATTACTGTTGAAGAGGCTAAAGGTATCGCTGATGAATTAGAAGTAGTAGAAGGTATGCAGTTTGACCGTGGTTATTTAAGCCCATATTTTATTACAAATACTGAAAAGATGATAGCTGAGATTGAAAATCCTTGGGTACTACTGTGTGATAGCAAAATTAATTCACTTAAAGATTTGCTTCCAGTTTTAGAGCAAGTTCAAAAAACTTCTCGTCCACTTCTTATTATTGCTGAAGATGTTGAAGGTGAAGCACTTTCAACTTTAGTTGTAAATAAGCTTCGTGGTGTTTTAAATATTTCTGCTGTTAAAGCTCCAGGTTTTGGTGATAGAAGAAAAGCAATGCTTCAAGATATTGCAACTCTAACAGGTGGTGTTGTAATAGCTGAAGAGACAGGACACAAACTGGAGGGTGCTACTATTCAACTCTTAGGTCAAGCATCTCGTGTTATTATAGATAAAGACAATACAGTTATCGTAAATGGTGCAGGAACTGAAGAAGCTGTTAAATCAAGAATAGCTGAAATTAAAGTTCAACTTGATGCTACAACTTCTGAGTATGATAAAGAGAAACTTCAAGAGCGTTTGGCAAAACTTAGTGGCGGTGTAGCAGTTATAAAAGTTGGTGCTGCAACTGAGACTGAAATGAAAGAGAAAAAAGACCGTGTTGATGATGCACTTTCTGCGACAAAAGCTGCTGTTGAAGAGGGTATTATCATAGGTGGAGGAGCTGCCTTAGTTCGTGCTGCTTCAAAAGTAAAGCTTGATTTAATAGGTGATCAAAAAATTGGTTGTGAGATTATCCTTCGTGCTGTTAAAGCTCCAATGAAACAAATAGCTCAAAATGCTGGTTACGATACAGGTGTTGTTGTTAATGCCGTAGAGGGTGCAGAGAATGAGAATGTAGGTTTCAATGCTGCAACTGGTGAGTATGTTGATATGTTTGAAGCAGGGATTATTGACCCTCTTAAAGTTGCTCGCGTTGCTCTTATTAACGCTACTTCAGTTTCAAGTCTTCTTTTAACTACTGAAGCTGCAATATATGATATTCCAGAAGAGAATCCAGCAGCTGATATGGGTGGTGGTGGAATGCCTCCACAAATGGGAATGCCTGGTATGATGTAG
- the groES gene encoding co-chaperone GroES: MNFQPLGERVLVKRVEEANTTMSGIIIPDNAQEKPSRGEVVAVSKEVTNLACGDLVLFGKYAGNEVSLGADKFLVLNLEDIFGIIG, translated from the coding sequence ATGAATTTTCAACCATTAGGCGAGAGAGTCTTAGTAAAAAGAGTAGAAGAAGCAAACACTACTATGAGTGGAATTATTATTCCTGATAATGCACAAGAAAAACCATCTCGTGGTGAAGTTGTAGCAGTTAGCAAAGAAGTTACTAACTTAGCGTGTGGAGATCTTGTACTGTTTGGTAAATATGCAGGAAACGAAGTTTCACTTGGCGCAGATAAGTTTTTAGTTTTAAATTTAGAAGATATTTTTGGAATAATAGGATAA